One part of the Halobacteriovorax vibrionivorans genome encodes these proteins:
- a CDS encoding isopenicillin N synthase family dioxygenase produces MSNANNNERKVPELSLTSYTKGSPEEQVQFVDTLMFGLKEYGFVILNDHTVDQKKVDEAYAMVKQFFALPVEKKNEYKGENGGQRGYTPFGMEHAKDSEHPDLKEFWHVGRELAADSQYKGIYPENIWPAEVPGFKEKFLDLYESMDATANVLLEAIGKGLDVPENFFADMVKDGNSILRTIHYPPTDGHDTTNSIRAGAHEDINLITMLVGATSSGLQLLDRDGTWLDVNSKPGQLVVDSGDMMARLTNNVLPATTHRVINPDNSGEERYSMPYFVHPHSKASLACLDSCVGEGKKWEDITAGDFLNQRLREIGLIK; encoded by the coding sequence ATGAGTAATGCCAATAATAATGAAAGAAAAGTACCAGAATTAAGTCTTACTTCTTACACTAAGGGAAGCCCTGAAGAGCAAGTACAATTTGTCGATACTTTAATGTTTGGACTTAAAGAATATGGATTCGTTATTCTTAATGATCACACTGTTGACCAGAAAAAAGTTGATGAAGCATATGCAATGGTAAAGCAATTCTTCGCTCTACCTGTTGAAAAGAAGAATGAATACAAAGGTGAGAATGGTGGACAGCGCGGTTATACACCATTTGGTATGGAGCACGCTAAAGATAGCGAACATCCTGACCTGAAAGAGTTTTGGCACGTTGGACGCGAATTGGCAGCTGATTCTCAATATAAGGGTATTTACCCTGAAAATATTTGGCCAGCTGAAGTTCCTGGTTTTAAAGAGAAATTTCTTGATCTTTATGAATCAATGGATGCTACAGCTAATGTTCTTTTAGAGGCCATTGGTAAAGGTCTAGACGTTCCTGAGAACTTCTTTGCAGATATGGTAAAGGATGGAAATTCAATCTTAAGAACGATTCACTATCCACCAACTGATGGACACGATACTACTAACTCAATCAGAGCGGGTGCACACGAAGATATTAATTTAATTACAATGCTTGTGGGTGCGACTTCATCTGGTTTACAACTTCTAGATCGCGATGGAACTTGGCTAGATGTTAACTCAAAGCCTGGTCAATTAGTGGTTGACTCTGGGGATATGATGGCAAGATTAACTAATAATGTTCTTCCTGCAACAACTCACAGAGTTATTAACCCAGATAACTCTGGTGAAGAGAGATATTCTATGCCATACTTCGTGCATCCACACTCTAAAGCGTCACTTGCTTGCCTTGATAGCTGTGTAGGTGAAGGCAAGAAATGGGAAGATATCACTGCTGGTGACTTCTTAAATCAGAGGCTTAGAGAGATTGGTCTAATCAAATAA
- a CDS encoding PilZ domain-containing protein, whose protein sequence is MKKHLNLIKTGHQSIEKRVFPRFPFSYLVFKRDDNSVNYQVKDISYGGMSLALKDGVVNAKLDDEFSGEIHWYDQKVNVKCIVRRVEEDNIGVEFVKSDIFDKSLLNFLSVSNVSKNLRPIHEYDEQMDLPIGLKTWLRCDGPFEIFVWHHRDGEISKIQILMMDSILEWTDGEGIQTGKVLSVRPSDKPLTHEEEIEFLIDSPIDQDKLEFANELVQHIPESLISEGDLKFLTRKISG, encoded by the coding sequence ATGAAAAAGCATCTCAATTTAATCAAAACTGGTCATCAATCTATTGAAAAGCGTGTTTTTCCACGTTTTCCATTTAGCTACTTGGTCTTTAAAAGAGATGATAATTCTGTAAATTACCAAGTAAAAGATATTTCATATGGCGGTATGAGTCTCGCTCTAAAAGATGGTGTTGTTAATGCTAAATTAGATGATGAGTTCTCGGGAGAGATCCACTGGTATGACCAGAAAGTAAATGTAAAATGTATTGTAAGAAGAGTTGAAGAAGATAATATCGGAGTTGAATTTGTAAAAAGTGATATCTTTGATAAATCACTTCTAAACTTTCTATCTGTTTCTAATGTTTCAAAGAATTTAAGACCAATTCATGAATATGATGAACAAATGGATCTGCCTATCGGTCTTAAGACATGGTTGCGTTGTGATGGCCCATTTGAAATTTTTGTTTGGCACCATCGCGATGGTGAAATTTCTAAAATTCAAATTCTTATGATGGATTCAATTCTAGAATGGACTGATGGAGAAGGTATTCAGACTGGAAAAGTCTTAAGTGTGCGTCCTTCAGACAAACCTCTAACTCATGAAGAAGAAATTGAATTCCTAATTGATTCACCAATTGATCAAGACAAGCTTGAATTCGCTAATGAACTTGTGCAGCATATCCCTGAGTCTTTGATTTCAGAAGGGGATCTTAAGTTTTTAACGCGTAAGATTAGTGGATAA
- a CDS encoding type II toxin-antitoxin system RatA family toxin: MAKASRTEVFDIDINKLYDVIVDFESYPDFVLGVNDIKVHDMTETSGVVEYSIDMIKKLNYQLDMEMSRPNKVAWTFKKGDLFKINDGGWDLKDLGDGKTEVTYSLEIEVKGFIPGSKMIVNKLTETSLPSMMKSFYERAKS; this comes from the coding sequence ATGGCAAAGGCAAGCCGAACTGAAGTATTTGATATTGATATTAACAAATTATACGACGTTATTGTCGACTTTGAGTCTTATCCTGACTTTGTACTTGGTGTTAATGATATTAAAGTTCATGACATGACTGAAACAAGTGGTGTTGTGGAGTATTCAATTGATATGATTAAAAAACTTAATTATCAATTGGATATGGAAATGAGTCGTCCTAATAAAGTAGCATGGACTTTTAAGAAAGGTGACCTCTTTAAAATCAACGATGGTGGTTGGGATCTTAAAGATCTTGGTGATGGTAAGACAGAAGTCACTTATAGCTTAGAGATTGAAGTAAAAGGATTTATTCCTGGTTCTAAAATGATTGTTAATAAATTAACTGAAACATCTCTTCCGTCAATGATGAAGAGTTTTTATGAGAGAGCTAAATCTTAA
- a CDS encoding YggS family pyridoxal phosphate-dependent enzyme: MITKNYQKILDEIGDKNKLMAVTKYSEFDDIKEVYDLGHRDFGENRIESLLPKALKAQELGLSDIRWHFIGHIQSKKISKITQVPNLKSVQSLDSIKHMKIFDEKLARPLDFYIQVNTSAEEQKGGLWDSSTVQEFYNAAKELKNINIVGLMTMAAASGLPPRESFQKLVDIRNEIDPNLKLSMGMSGDMKVALELGSDCIRVGSAIFKS, encoded by the coding sequence GTGATCACTAAAAATTATCAAAAAATTCTAGATGAAATCGGTGATAAGAATAAACTTATGGCCGTCACAAAATATAGTGAATTTGATGATATTAAAGAAGTTTACGATCTAGGCCATCGAGACTTTGGAGAGAATCGAATTGAATCCCTCTTGCCTAAAGCACTTAAAGCTCAAGAATTAGGCTTATCTGATATAAGGTGGCACTTTATTGGCCACATCCAGTCAAAGAAAATATCTAAGATTACACAAGTTCCAAATTTAAAGTCAGTACAATCACTTGATTCAATAAAGCATATGAAAATCTTTGATGAAAAATTAGCTAGGCCATTAGACTTCTATATTCAAGTTAATACGAGCGCAGAAGAACAAAAAGGTGGCCTGTGGGATAGCTCAACTGTTCAAGAGTTTTATAATGCAGCAAAAGAATTAAAAAATATCAATATTGTAGGACTCATGACAATGGCCGCTGCCAGTGGCCTTCCTCCTAGAGAATCATTCCAAAAACTAGTAGATATTAGAAATGAGATTGATCCTAATCTAAAACTTTCAATGGGTATGAGTGGTGATATGAAGGTGGCCCTGGAGCTTGGAAGTGACTGCATTAGGGTCGGAAGTGCCATATTTAAGTCCTAA
- the pgsA gene encoding CDP-diacylglycerol--glycerol-3-phosphate 3-phosphatidyltransferase, whose protein sequence is MSDNNKNNDNKKSATNTMTDRELLSEWEIDNLPNRLTIFRVALIPVICLTLYLCLFEENIFKATQKTLGYIAAWTFVAASFTDFLDGYIARKRNIVTVFGSFLDPIADKFLVVSSLILLQSLNRVNVLVVIVLVIREMYMTALRLLAMEKGLKVSVNQLGKWKTTFQMMAIPMLMAWDKPFGFSFPLVGTILIYLSFFFSVLSALVYTFGLAKRITEVRQAKKAKV, encoded by the coding sequence ATGTCAGATAACAATAAAAATAATGATAATAAAAAGAGCGCAACGAATACAATGACTGACAGAGAGTTATTAAGTGAATGGGAGATCGATAATCTACCTAATCGCTTAACTATTTTTCGTGTAGCTTTAATTCCTGTTATTTGCCTGACTCTTTATCTATGTTTATTTGAAGAAAATATCTTTAAGGCCACGCAAAAAACTCTTGGTTATATTGCTGCTTGGACATTTGTAGCGGCTTCTTTTACTGACTTCTTAGATGGATATATTGCTAGAAAAAGAAATATTGTCACAGTTTTTGGATCTTTCTTAGATCCTATTGCTGATAAATTCTTAGTTGTTTCTTCTCTTATTCTTCTTCAATCACTTAATCGTGTAAATGTACTAGTGGTTATCGTTTTAGTTATTAGAGAAATGTATATGACGGCATTGAGATTACTTGCAATGGAGAAAGGCCTAAAAGTAAGTGTCAATCAACTAGGAAAATGGAAAACAACATTTCAAATGATGGCCATTCCAATGCTTATGGCCTGGGATAAACCTTTTGGTTTCTCATTCCCACTTGTTGGTACGATATTGATTTATTTATCATTTTTCTTCTCTGTATTGTCTGCGCTAGTTTATACATTTGGACTTGCAAAGAGAATCACTGAAGTAAGGCAAGCAAAGAAAGCAAAAGTTTAA
- the serB gene encoding phosphoserine phosphatase SerB produces MEDKSNKNSKEIIITVSGADRPGITAKLMKVISDNNSDITDINQAITHNLLSLSFVLNISSDKDHDQNVLKELLFAAHEMGLKLEYSIIKEDVKYKSPYNSFIVNCVAPKKISASFIADMSQNIASNGINIYRIDNVSKEGFNSLEVLTDVPEQVDLNKVKEDLLAISNTHSTDIAFIRDDVYRRSKRLIVFDMDSTLIQAEVIDELAKVHGIGAKVSAITERAMNGELDFNQSLVERVSHLKGLKESTLEDICQNLPLTEGVEEFIKTVKKYGYKVALISGGFTYFANYLKNKLELDYAFANELEFENGELTGKVKGTIINADQKAVLVNLISQQEGISLEQVVAIGDGANDLPMLAQAGLGIAFHAKDIVRKNAQNHMSHGPMTSILYFLGIPGPEAEI; encoded by the coding sequence ATGGAAGATAAATCAAATAAAAACTCTAAAGAAATCATTATCACTGTATCTGGTGCCGACAGACCGGGGATTACGGCAAAATTAATGAAAGTAATTAGTGATAATAATTCCGATATTACTGATATCAATCAGGCCATTACTCACAACCTACTTTCTCTTTCATTTGTCTTAAATATCAGTAGTGACAAGGATCATGATCAAAACGTTCTAAAAGAGCTACTTTTTGCGGCCCATGAAATGGGATTAAAGTTAGAATACTCTATTATTAAAGAAGACGTTAAATACAAGTCTCCTTACAATAGTTTTATAGTAAATTGTGTGGCCCCTAAGAAAATATCTGCAAGCTTCATTGCTGATATGTCACAAAATATCGCCTCAAATGGAATCAATATATATCGAATTGATAATGTATCTAAAGAAGGCTTTAACTCTCTAGAAGTTTTAACTGACGTTCCTGAGCAAGTTGATCTAAACAAAGTTAAAGAGGATCTACTTGCTATAAGTAATACGCACAGTACAGATATAGCCTTTATTAGAGACGATGTTTACAGAAGGTCAAAGAGACTAATTGTATTTGATATGGACTCAACTTTAATTCAAGCAGAAGTCATTGATGAACTTGCAAAAGTACATGGTATTGGCGCAAAAGTTAGCGCGATTACAGAAAGGGCCATGAATGGAGAACTCGATTTTAATCAGTCACTTGTTGAAAGAGTCTCGCACTTAAAAGGCCTTAAAGAATCAACGCTAGAAGATATCTGTCAAAACCTTCCCTTAACAGAGGGTGTTGAAGAATTCATAAAAACAGTAAAAAAATATGGATATAAAGTTGCATTAATTTCAGGTGGATTTACATACTTTGCAAATTACTTAAAGAACAAACTTGAATTAGACTATGCGTTTGCAAACGAGCTTGAATTTGAAAATGGTGAACTTACAGGCAAGGTAAAAGGTACAATTATCAACGCAGACCAAAAGGCCGTACTTGTAAACTTAATCTCTCAACAAGAAGGTATTTCTCTAGAACAAGTTGTGGCAATCGGTGACGGGGCCAATGACTTACCTATGCTAGCACAAGCAGGCCTTGGTATCGCTTTTCATGCAAAAGACATAGTGCGCAAAAACGCACAAAACCACATGAGTCACGGCCCAATGACATCTATTTTATACTTTCTAGGTATTCCAGGTCCTGAAGCAGAAATATAA
- the glpX gene encoding class II fructose-bisphosphatase: MNRNLALEFVRVTEMAAISSARLMGRGDEKAADQAAVDAMRTMLDSVECNATVVIGEGERDEAPMLYIGEKVGSGNGPELDIALDPLEGTTVCANGGWNSIAVMAIAEKGNFLNAPDTYMEKIAVGPEGKGLINIDDTPAENLKRLAEAKKCRIQDLTAVILDRPRHEELIRQVRDAGARIQLIGDGDVSAAIACSEPDSGIDILFGIGGAPEGVIAAAALRCIGGDFQGRLKPRNDEEIERAKTMGIDDINKIYNIDELAAGNVMFCATGVTDGSFLNGVKFKSWGAVTESIVMRSQSGTIRRIVAEHRFDTKPRY; this comes from the coding sequence ATGAATAGAAACCTCGCTTTAGAATTTGTAAGAGTAACAGAAATGGCCGCTATTAGCAGTGCTAGGCTTATGGGACGCGGTGATGAAAAAGCTGCAGACCAAGCAGCAGTTGATGCTATGAGAACAATGCTCGACTCTGTTGAGTGTAATGCAACGGTTGTTATCGGTGAAGGTGAGCGAGATGAAGCTCCAATGCTCTACATTGGTGAGAAAGTTGGTTCTGGTAATGGACCTGAGCTTGATATTGCTCTTGATCCATTAGAGGGGACAACAGTTTGTGCAAATGGTGGTTGGAATTCAATTGCTGTTATGGCCATTGCTGAAAAGGGTAATTTCCTTAACGCTCCTGATACATATATGGAAAAAATCGCAGTTGGCCCTGAAGGTAAGGGCCTAATCAATATTGATGATACTCCTGCTGAAAATTTAAAGAGACTTGCAGAGGCCAAGAAGTGTCGAATCCAAGATTTAACTGCAGTTATTCTAGATCGTCCTCGTCACGAAGAATTAATTAGACAAGTAAGGGATGCAGGAGCTCGTATCCAATTAATTGGAGACGGTGATGTTTCTGCAGCTATTGCATGTAGTGAGCCTGATTCAGGTATTGATATCCTCTTTGGTATCGGTGGTGCGCCTGAAGGTGTTATCGCTGCAGCAGCACTTCGTTGTATTGGTGGAGACTTTCAAGGAAGACTTAAGCCAAGAAATGATGAGGAAATTGAGCGCGCTAAGACAATGGGAATAGATGATATTAATAAGATCTATAATATCGATGAACTAGCGGCCGGAAATGTAATGTTTTGTGCAACTGGTGTAACGGATGGAAGTTTCTTAAACGGTGTTAAGTTTAAGTCTTGGGGTGCTGTTACTGAGTCGATTGTTATGAGAAGTCAGTCTGGGACAATTAGAAGAATTGTTGCTGAACATCGCTTTGATACAAAACCACGCTATTAA
- the panD gene encoding aspartate 1-decarboxylase, with amino-acid sequence MREMLQSKIHKAVVTQADLNYIGSITIDEELLDLVDLWPGQKVLIVSNTNGARLETYVIKGEPGSGEICLNGAAAHLINEGHEVIIIGFQMTDKKDIRPKQILVDKNNKFVQYL; translated from the coding sequence ATGCGCGAAATGTTACAATCAAAAATACATAAGGCCGTCGTTACTCAGGCCGATCTTAACTATATAGGCTCAATTACTATTGATGAGGAGCTACTTGATCTCGTAGACTTATGGCCTGGTCAGAAAGTACTCATTGTTTCAAATACTAACGGTGCAAGACTTGAGACTTACGTTATTAAGGGAGAGCCCGGTAGTGGTGAGATATGCTTAAATGGTGCCGCTGCACACCTAATTAACGAAGGCCACGAAGTTATTATAATCGGCTTTCAGATGACAGATAAGAAAGACATTAGGCCAAAGCAAATCTTAGTCGATAAGAATAACAAATTCGTCCAATATCTATAA
- a CDS encoding COG1470 family protein, with translation MKQKQQNTRSRLLVAAFLMTQAPAVIAGYYNSSIDGISLDGIYTPENLSNISKTVCKKVYDDANMDKEHTQMCERGVQSAQRMAAVYAAGEGTHLGCVDGYQQGLYRGFNMTSNPSIEILKEEQRALKGVTLENAVARGKAKASKDSRYSTESEIIARFRDNVRDSENQQITAPSSDYSDVLKVPRFEGFGDGYAADGKGGSFNDVINAGWVSSSSAIGKRIQARAVARQFGIKANLADKCSSTPILFDRGLHTISLWDLFSAYGEYNFKDYGWKSTTRAWNKFKASEEQEAIAYRNIQDVKEAYQAKIGYHKKSVAVEVDELDANGQPTGRKVVKRDANGNIVYKQVDDTSRPIFETRYRTVQGKSAQDLKAVYEDAFFESYRNLAKEHFGKAFVSTHNMARNLGEDAGKAVGAIVARDVAKQEAYDGVYKAQSATSFAKEYENLFVTSWNKNYDYFANNPMVEITGFDLSGDGNGIFTRGESLKSVLGLRNLGLKSGAVKVSLNSSSFEAGSARSEYVTAPASLNFTHKSQSAQGKLSNNLEVFDTAYLTVSIDGSDIKKVYELKSTDSKRIEILDVAPVYKADTKINSVVAGDATVYVTVKNPSNSETSASVDISVAMNDGNTYTASTTALKAGESKRVPVRVTGLDPLFIINNGVSGKATSKVGGRIMNSRSASGDSVDYDRAVADYFNSILTNSTTNYGSDGYKEDRVETLITMILNRTEAQIDTDWDNNARVANTLIGALQKEYKASAAAGKLNEEAKQTYVVLAQELEALYDDVFGYKDYVNQLKVFNGDLETRKKKDRKKD, from the coding sequence ATGAAACAAAAACAACAAAACACAAGGAGCAGGTTACTAGTGGCTGCTTTCTTAATGACTCAGGCGCCGGCCGTAATAGCTGGTTATTACAACTCATCAATCGATGGGATTTCTCTTGATGGTATTTATACGCCAGAAAATCTAAGTAATATCTCAAAAACAGTGTGTAAGAAAGTTTACGATGATGCAAATATGGACAAAGAGCATACGCAAATGTGTGAGCGTGGTGTTCAGTCTGCTCAACGTATGGCCGCTGTATATGCTGCTGGTGAAGGTACACACCTTGGTTGTGTTGATGGTTACCAACAAGGTCTATATAGAGGATTCAATATGACGTCTAACCCGTCTATTGAGATTCTAAAAGAAGAGCAGCGTGCTCTTAAGGGTGTAACACTTGAAAATGCAGTTGCACGCGGTAAAGCAAAAGCATCAAAGGACTCACGTTACTCAACTGAGAGTGAAATCATTGCTCGTTTTAGAGATAATGTAAGAGATAGTGAAAATCAACAAATTACAGCTCCAAGCTCTGACTACTCAGATGTACTTAAAGTTCCTCGTTTTGAAGGTTTTGGAGATGGTTATGCAGCTGATGGAAAAGGTGGATCTTTTAATGATGTAATTAACGCTGGTTGGGTTTCATCATCAAGTGCAATTGGAAAAAGAATCCAAGCACGTGCTGTTGCAAGACAATTTGGTATTAAAGCAAATTTAGCAGATAAGTGTTCTTCAACACCAATTCTATTTGATCGTGGACTACATACGATCTCTCTTTGGGATCTATTCTCTGCATATGGAGAGTATAACTTCAAAGATTATGGTTGGAAGTCGACAACTAGAGCATGGAATAAGTTTAAAGCTTCAGAAGAACAAGAAGCAATTGCATACAGAAATATTCAAGATGTAAAAGAAGCTTACCAAGCTAAAATTGGTTACCACAAGAAAAGTGTTGCAGTTGAAGTTGATGAATTAGATGCTAATGGTCAGCCAACTGGTAGAAAAGTTGTAAAAAGAGATGCAAATGGAAATATCGTTTATAAGCAAGTAGATGATACATCACGTCCTATTTTCGAAACTCGCTACCGTACAGTTCAAGGTAAGTCAGCGCAAGATCTTAAGGCCGTTTATGAAGATGCATTCTTTGAATCTTATAGAAACCTTGCAAAAGAGCACTTTGGAAAAGCTTTCGTATCAACTCACAATATGGCACGTAACCTAGGTGAAGATGCTGGTAAAGCGGTAGGTGCAATCGTTGCACGCGATGTAGCAAAGCAAGAAGCATATGATGGTGTTTATAAAGCACAATCAGCAACTTCATTTGCTAAAGAATATGAAAACCTATTCGTTACTTCTTGGAATAAGAATTATGATTACTTTGCAAATAATCCTATGGTTGAGATCACTGGTTTTGACCTTTCAGGTGATGGAAATGGAATCTTTACAAGAGGTGAGTCTTTAAAGTCTGTTTTAGGGCTTAGAAACTTAGGTCTTAAGTCTGGTGCCGTAAAAGTATCACTTAATTCATCATCTTTTGAAGCTGGAAGTGCCCGCTCTGAATACGTTACTGCACCTGCTTCACTAAACTTTACGCATAAGTCACAAAGTGCTCAAGGTAAATTAAGTAATAATCTTGAAGTATTTGATACAGCTTATTTAACAGTAAGTATTGATGGAAGTGATATTAAAAAGGTATATGAGCTAAAGAGTACTGATTCAAAGAGAATTGAGATCTTAGATGTTGCTCCTGTGTACAAAGCAGATACTAAAATTAATTCTGTCGTAGCTGGTGATGCAACAGTTTATGTAACTGTTAAGAACCCATCAAACTCTGAGACTTCAGCATCTGTTGATATTTCGGTAGCGATGAATGATGGAAATACTTATACTGCATCGACGACTGCGCTAAAAGCAGGTGAGTCAAAGCGTGTACCAGTACGTGTAACAGGACTTGACCCACTATTTATCATCAACAATGGTGTAAGTGGTAAAGCAACTTCTAAAGTTGGTGGAAGAATTATGAACTCTCGTAGTGCTTCTGGTGACAGTGTTGATTATGACAGAGCAGTAGCAGATTACTTCAATTCAATTCTTACAAACTCAACGACTAACTATGGTAGCGATGGGTACAAAGAAGACCGTGTTGAGACATTAATCACAATGATCCTTAACAGAACTGAAGCTCAAATCGATACTGATTGGGATAACAATGCTAGAGTTGCAAATACTTTAATCGGTGCACTTCAAAAAGAATACAAGGCTTCAGCAGCAGCTGGAAAGCTAAATGAAGAAGCTAAGCAAACTTATGTTGTACTAGCTCAAGAACTTGAAGCTCTTTACGATGATGTATTTGGATACAAGGATTATGTAAATCAACTTAAGGTATTCAATGGTGATCTTGAAACTCGTAAGAAGAAAGATCGTAAGAAAGACTAA
- a CDS encoding Crp/Fnr family transcriptional regulator, protein MREKINLVQGEVLIEEGGASDCMYLLKEGTLAVFKQTTDGQKQIGTIYPGEFVGEVSFLDNRPRCATVKSIGESEVEVFDAHKFQAFLDSQPKWLQTMMRTLADRLRTTNEKIKV, encoded by the coding sequence ATGAGAGAAAAAATTAACTTAGTTCAAGGTGAAGTTTTGATTGAAGAAGGTGGCGCAAGTGATTGTATGTATCTTCTAAAAGAAGGAACTCTTGCTGTTTTTAAACAAACAACAGATGGACAAAAGCAGATTGGAACCATTTATCCTGGAGAGTTTGTTGGAGAAGTAAGTTTTCTTGATAATAGGCCTCGATGTGCAACCGTAAAGTCTATTGGTGAAAGTGAAGTTGAGGTATTTGATGCTCACAAATTCCAAGCTTTCTTAGATTCACAACCAAAGTGGCTTCAAACTATGATGAGAACCCTTGCAGATCGTTTAAGAACTACTAATGAAAAGATAAAGGTGTAA
- a CDS encoding Crp/Fnr family transcriptional regulator — translation MASPTTVFVNKDQYLIREGEESNEVYIVEEGSLGVFKVKNSQEVKIGTIFEGELVGEMSFFDNSPRCATIKALTDSRLLVIPSSKFEMYVNKQPKWFRTLLETLIDRIRKASNRVKPEV, via the coding sequence ATGGCATCTCCTACAACGGTATTTGTAAATAAAGATCAATATTTAATTCGTGAAGGTGAAGAGAGTAACGAAGTATATATCGTGGAAGAGGGAAGTCTTGGTGTCTTCAAAGTAAAAAATAGCCAAGAAGTAAAAATAGGCACTATCTTTGAAGGAGAGTTAGTTGGGGAAATGAGCTTCTTTGATAATTCTCCAAGATGTGCAACAATTAAGGCCTTAACTGATTCACGTCTTCTTGTAATCCCTTCATCGAAATTTGAGATGTATGTTAATAAGCAACCAAAATGGTTTCGAACTTTATTAGAAACACTAATCGATCGCATACGAAAGGCATCAAATCGTGTTAAACCTGAGGTTTAA
- a CDS encoding leucine-rich repeat domain-containing protein, whose product MLIKVSKRYSNFDINDFFEEKDESLTSINTLELMVKHKCEVHLNLDTLTNLKKFYIYADGECSLNLIGKAPLEILKMRGVKNCHDIHIHESSPIKILQLTECNLHAIPSWLYKLTKIETLELQRNKLTDLPIEFEWLKNLKRLNLDNNLFQDVPRVLANLCELNHLSCDANEIGQQKLRDFLQLLNS is encoded by the coding sequence ATGCTTATAAAGGTATCAAAAAGATATAGTAACTTTGATATTAATGACTTCTTTGAAGAAAAAGATGAGTCATTAACAAGTATAAACACATTAGAGCTAATGGTTAAGCATAAATGTGAAGTCCACTTAAACCTCGATACTTTAACAAACCTTAAGAAGTTTTATATTTATGCTGACGGTGAATGTAGCCTAAATCTAATAGGCAAGGCTCCTTTAGAAATTCTCAAAATGAGAGGTGTTAAGAATTGTCATGATATACATATTCATGAGAGCTCACCTATTAAGATACTACAATTAACTGAGTGCAATCTACATGCGATTCCTAGTTGGCTCTACAAGCTCACTAAAATCGAAACACTAGAATTACAAAGAAATAAATTAACTGATCTTCCAATTGAATTTGAATGGCTCAAAAACCTCAAGAGATTAAATTTGGACAATAACCTATTTCAAGATGTTCCAAGAGTCCTTGCGAACCTTTGTGAACTTAACCATCTTTCATGTGATGCTAATGAGATAGGTCAACAGAAATTAAGAGACTTCTTACAACTTTTAAACAGTTAA